Proteins encoded together in one Pseudomonadota bacterium window:
- a CDS encoding nucleoside 2-deoxyribosyltransferase: MMKVYYAHPCFTEKQREFKKMFLEKLSVALSHKNDITIVDPFEYAPNIEGDTETKLKMAESIMRECIKLLEECDGVIAFVDDNDTGTAFEAGYAHAVNKPVILISQDSCSTANAMLIGTAKIMIDNVLEEGQIKKLVNYLKWLCGTLRQFSTN; the protein is encoded by the coding sequence ATGATGAAAGTCTATTATGCGCATCCCTGTTTTACCGAAAAGCAGAGAGAATTCAAGAAAATGTTCCTTGAAAAGCTTTCCGTCGCTTTATCTCATAAAAACGATATTACTATCGTAGACCCATTTGAATATGCACCTAACATAGAAGGAGATACAGAAACCAAGCTGAAAATGGCAGAGAGTATCATGAGAGAATGTATAAAGCTTCTGGAAGAATGCGATGGTGTAATAGCCTTTGTTGACGATAATGATACCGGCACAGCTTTTGAGGCAGGATATGCTCATGCAGTGAATAAACCTGTTATATTAATTTCTCAAGATAGCTGTTCAACTGCAAACGCTATGTTGATCGGTACTGCAAAGATAATGATTGATAATGTCCTGGAGGAGGGGCAGATTAAGAAACTTGTAAATTATCTTAAATGGCTCTGCGGCACACTACGGCAATTTTCTACAAATTAA
- a CDS encoding DUF4062 domain-containing protein, translating into MDKRYQIFVSSTYADLKQERQHVIQTLMEMDCIPAGMELFPAADEEQWQFIKSVIEDCDYYMLIIGGRYGSITSEGVSYTEKEYDYAIEQGLKVIALLHENPDDIPVNKSDIDPDMQTRLKAFREKVASNRLVKFWNKAEELPGLVSLSLSKTIKMFPAVGWVRASAVANEEILSELNELRKENNTLRTRIRDIEQEPVQKVEGLAGLDEHFTVHGIYYGGRHGSGNWSSTLTWREIFALVAPYLLKFPNDDFVKSVLLTALKDREGPLGTYNDLSDQDFQTISLQLKVLGLITLKYSETKKGGMGLFWSLTPQGERLMTEFRTVKSNK; encoded by the coding sequence ATGGATAAACGATATCAGATATTTGTTAGTTCCACTTATGCTGATCTGAAGCAGGAAAGACAGCATGTAATCCAGACACTTATGGAGATGGACTGCATTCCGGCAGGAATGGAACTATTTCCTGCCGCCGATGAAGAACAATGGCAGTTCATTAAGAGTGTAATCGAAGATTGCGATTACTATATGCTTATCATTGGCGGGCGTTACGGGTCAATAACTTCCGAAGGTGTTAGCTACACAGAAAAGGAGTACGACTACGCCATCGAGCAAGGTTTGAAGGTCATTGCCTTGCTGCACGAGAATCCTGACGACATCCCTGTGAACAAGAGCGACATTGACCCTGATATGCAAACGAGGCTCAAGGCATTTCGAGAGAAAGTGGCGTCCAATAGGCTTGTCAAGTTTTGGAATAAGGCTGAAGAACTGCCCGGATTGGTATCTCTAAGCCTATCTAAAACGATAAAGATGTTCCCCGCTGTTGGGTGGGTTCGCGCCAGCGCCGTAGCAAACGAGGAAATCTTGTCCGAGTTAAATGAACTAAGGAAAGAGAATAACACCCTAAGAACCAGAATCAGAGACATTGAGCAAGAGCCTGTCCAAAAAGTCGAGGGGCTTGCTGGTCTGGATGAGCACTTCACAGTCCATGGGATCTACTATGGCGGAAGACACGGCAGCGGCAATTGGAGTAGCACCCTCACATGGAGGGAGATTTTTGCTTTAGTAGCTCCGTACCTGCTCAAGTTTCCCAACGACGACTTTGTTAAGTCGGTTCTGCTGACGGCATTAAAAGACAGAGAGGGGCCATTGGGAACCTACAATGACCTAAGTGATCAGGATTTCCAAACTATATCGCTTCAATTGAAGGTCCTTGGACTGATTACTCTTAAGTACTCTGAGACAAAGAAGGGCGGCATGGGATTATTTTGGTCATTGACTCCCCAAGGGGAACGGCTTATGACGGAGTTTCGAACGGTAAAGAGTAATAAATAG